A window of the Fusarium poae strain DAOMC 252244 chromosome 3, whole genome shotgun sequence genome harbors these coding sequences:
- a CDS encoding hypothetical protein (BUSCO:407at5125) — protein MRPEVEQELAHTLLVELLAYQFASPVRWIETQDVFLGERTAERVVEIGPADTLGVMAKRTLKSKYEAYDAAKSVQRNILCYNKDAKEIYYDVDPVEEEPEPAAASPSDAPASSSAAATAAPAAAAAPAPSSGPVAQVADEPVQAVDIVRALIAQKLKKPLLEVPLSKAIKDLVGGKSTLQNEILGDLGKEFGSTPEKPEDTPLDELGASMQATFDGNLGKQSLSLVARLISSKMPGGFNITAARKYLESRWGLGPGRQDGALLLALTMEPPARLGSEGDAKGFFDSVANKYATNAGISLSTAAAAGPAGGASGGMMMDPAAIDALTKDQRALFKQQLELLARYLKIDLREGEKAHINSQKSEKVLQAQLDLWTAEHGDFYASGIEPVFTPLKARTYDSSWNWARQDALSMYFDIIFGRLQAIDREIVSQCIRLMNRSNPKLLEFMQYHIDNCPTERGETYKLAKELGQQLIENIQDVLNVAPVYKDVAVPTGPRTTVDARGNLNYEEVPRASCRKLEHYVQQMAEGGKISEYGNRTKVQSDLSRIYRLIKQQHKLSKTSQLEIKSLYGDVLRSLAMNESQILPKDNKGRKVLKNSQSKGKVETIPFLHLKKKGLHGWDYSKKLTGVYLNCLEDAAKSGVTFQDKHVLMTGAGAGSIGAEVLQGLVSGGAKVIVTTSRFSREVTEYYQAMYTRYGSRGSQIVVVPFNQGSKQDVEALVEYIYDTKEGLGWDLDFIVPFAAIPENGREIDNIDSKSELAHRIMLTNLVRLLGCVKAQKTERGFETRPAQVVLPLSPNHGTFGNDGLYSESKLGLETLFNRWHSESWANYLTICGAVIGWTRGTGLMSGNNIVAEGVEAFGVRTFSQQEMAFNLLGLMSPTLVDLCQNEPVFADLNGGLQFIPNLNETMTKLRKDIMETSEVRRAVAKESAIENTIVNGAASEVLYKKKTIDPRANIKFDFPKRPDWKTEVEPLNDNLKGMVDLEKVVVVTGFAEVGPWGNSRTRWEMEAYGEFSLEGCVEMAWIMGLIKNHNGPIKGKPYSGWVDSKTGEPVDDKDVKQKYEKYVLEHSGIRLIEPELFDGYDPNKKQLLHEVVIEEDLEPFEASKETAEEFKREHGDKVEVFEIPDSGEYIIRLRKGASLWIPKALRFDRLVAGQIPTGWDPKRYGVPDDIVSQVDPVTLFLLVSTAEALLSCGITDPYEFYKYVHVSEVGNCVGSGMGGAAALRDMHRTRFLDQPVQNDILQESFINTMAAWVNMLLMSSSGPIKTPVGACATAVESIDTGYETIMEGKARVCFVGGFDDLGEEGSYEFANMKATSNTVDEFAHGRTPKEMSRPTTTTRNGFMESQGCGIQIIMTAKLALDMGVPIHGIIALTTTASDKIGRSVPAPGQGVLTTARENPGKFPSPLLDINYRRRQIERRKKTIKQWQESELEYVHDEIDAMKSQGATFDEKEYAQDRFAHIEREAARQEKELLRSMGNNFWKSDPSIAPLRGALATWGLTVDDIGVASFHGTSTKANDKNESNVICQQLRHLGRKKGNAVLGIFQKYLTGHPKGAAGAWMMNGCLQVLDTGLVPGNRNADNVDPIMEQYDLIVYPSRSIQTDGVKAFSVTSFGFGQKGAQAIGIHPKYLFATLDEKTYTEYCAKVDARQKKAYRYFHDGFINNKLFVAKNNSPYADDQLSKVLLNPDARVTEDKKSSELKYGPDFMKRSEKVVSSTKAKETEQVMEALALKVANKNSQVGVDVEDISAVNIDNDTFVERNFTADEISYCRQAPSPQSSFAGRWSAKEAVFKSLGVASQGAGAAMKDIEIVKGENGAPTVSLHGEAAAAAQKAGVKDITLSISHSDSQAIAVAVANF, from the exons ATGCGTCCCGAAGTCGAGCAGGAGCTCGCTCACACGCTGCTCGTTGAGTTGCTCGCATACCAATTTGCTTCTCCCGTTAGATGGATTGAGACCCAGGATGTGTTCCTTGGTGAGAGGACTGCTGAGCGAGTCGTGGAAATCGGTCCTGCCGACACCCTTGGTGTCATGGCCAAGCGAACTCTGAAGTCCAAGTACGAGGCTTACGATGCCGCCAAGTCCGTTCAGCGAAATATCCTCTGTTACAACAAGGATGCCAAGGAGATCTACTACGATGTTGATCCCGTGGAAGAGGAGCCCGAGCCTGCGGCTGCTTCTCCCAGTGATGctcctgcttcttcttctgcggCTGCAACTGCAGCTCCCGCCGCTGCCGCTGCTCCCGCCCCCAGTTCCGGCCCCGTTGCCCAAGTTGCCGATGAGCCTGTCCAGGCTGTTGACATCGTCCGCGCTCTCATTGCgcagaagctcaagaagccTCTTCTTGAGGTTCCTCTCAGCAAGGCCATAAAGGACCTTGTCGGTG GCAAGTCTACCCTCCAGAACGAGATCCTCGGTGATCTAGGAAAAGAATTCGGTTCAACCCCCGAGAAGCCCGAAGACACACCGCTTGATGAGCTTGGTGCCTCTATGCAGGCCACTTTCGATGGCAACCTGGGCAAGCAATCGTTGTCCTTGGTTGCCCGACTTATCTCCTCAAAGATGCCTGGTGGCTTCAACATTACAGCGGCCCGAAAATACCTCGAGTCTCGATGGGGTCTTGGACCCGGCCGACAAGATGGTGCCCTCCTTCTCGCCCTCACAATGGAGCCCCCCGCCCGATTGGGCTCTGAGGGTGATGCCAAGGGTTTCTTCGACAGCGTTGCCAACAAGTATGCCACAAATGCTGGTATCAGCTTGTCTacagctgctgctgctggccCCGCTGGTGGTGCTAGCGGTGGCATGATGATGGATCCTGCTGCCATTGATGCCCTTACCAAGGACCAGCGTGCTCTCTTCAAGCAACAACTCGAGCTCCTTGCCCGATACCTCAAGATCGACCTCCGAGAGGGCGAGAAGGCCCACATCAACTCTCAAAAGTCCGAGAAGGTCCTGCAAGCCCAGCTTGATCTCTGGACTGCTGAGCATGGTGATTTCTATGCTTCCGGTATTGAACCTGTCTTCACTCCCCTCAAGGCCCGAACCTACGACTCCTCCTGGAACTGGGCTCGTCAAGATGCCCTCAGCATGTACTTCGACATCATTTTCGGGCGTCTCCAGGCCATTGACCGTGAGATCGTCAGCCAGTGCATTCGTCTCATGAACCGTTCCAACCCTAAGCTTCTCGAGTTTATGCAGTACCACATCGACAACTGCCCCACCGAGCGAGGAGAGACTTACAAGCTCGCCAAGGAGCTTGGACAGCAGCTTATTGAGAATATTCAGGATGTTCTTAATGTCGCTCCTGTCTACAAGGACGTCGCTGTCCCTACTGGCCCTAGAACCACTGTTGATGCCCGAGGCAACCTCAACTACGAGGAAGTCCCCCGTGCCAGCTGCCGCAAGTTGGAACACTATGTCCAGCAAATGGCTGAGGGTGGTAAGATCTCTGAGTACGGTAACCGCACCAAGGTTCAGAGCGATCTTTCCCGCATCTACAGACTTATCAAGCAGCAGCACAAGCTGTCCAAGACCTCTCAGCTTGAGATCAAGAGCTTGTATGGTGATGTCCTCCGATCACTTGCCATGAACGAGAGCCAGATTCTTCCCAAGGACAACAAGGGACGAAAGGTTCTTAAGAACAGCCAAAGCAAGGGCAAGGTTGAGACCATTCCCTTCCTTCacctcaagaagaagggtctCCACGGCTGGGACTACAGTAAGAAGCTTACTGGCGTGTACCTGAACTGCCTGGAGGATGCTGCCAAGTCTGGTGTCACATTCCAGGACAAGCACGTTCTCATGACTGGTGCCGGTGCCGGTTCTATCGGTGCTGAGGTCCTTCAGGGTCTTGTCAGCGGTGGTGCCAAGGTCATCGTTACCACCAGCCGCTTCTCCCGTGAGGTCACTGAGTACTACCAGGCCATGTACACCCGCTATGGTTCTCGTGGCTCTCAGATTGTTGTTGTTCCCTTCAACCAAGGTAGCAAGCAAGATGTTGAGGCTTTGGTTGAGTACATCTACGACACCAAGGAGGGTCTCGGCTGGGATCTTGACTTCATTGTTCCTTTCGCTGCCATTCCCGAGAACGGTCGTGAGATTGACAACATTGACTCCAAGTCTGAGCTCGCTCACCGCATCATGCTTACCAACCTTGTTCGTCTTCTCGGATGCGTCAAGGCCCAGAAGACTGAGCGTGGCTTCGAGACCCGACCTGCCCAAGTCGTCCTGCCTCTTTCTCCCAACCACGGTACCTTTGGTAACGATGGTCTCTACTCCGAGTCCAAGCTCGGTCTTGAGACTCTCTTCAACAGATGGCACTCCGAGAGCTGGGCCAACTACCTCACCATCTGCGGTGCTGTCATTGGCTGGACCCGAGGAACTGGTCTCATGTCTGGCAACAACATTGTTGCTGAGGGTGTTGAGGCTTTCGGCGTCCGCACTTTCTCTCAACAGGAGATGGCTTTCAACCTTCTCGGTCTTATGTCTCCCACTCTGGTTGACTTGTGCCAGAACGAGCCTGTCTTTGCTGATCTCAACGGTGGTCTCCAGTTCATTCCTAACCTGAACGAGACCATGACTAAGCTCCGCAAGGATATCATGGAGACCAGCGAGGTCCGACGTGCTGTTGCTAAGGAGAGCGCCATCGAGAACACCATCGTCAACGGTGCTGCCTCCGAGGTTCTctacaagaagaagaccatCGACCCTCGTGCCAACATCAAGTTTGATTTCCCTAAGCGCCCTGACTGGAAGACTGAGGTTGAGCCTCTCAATGACAACCTCAAGGGCATGGTCGATCTTGAGAAGGTCGTTGTTGTCACTGGTTTCGCCGAGGTTGGTCCCTGGGGTAACTCCCGTACCCGATGGGAAATGGAAGCCTACGGCGAATTCTCTCTTGAGGGTTGCGTCGAGATGGCTTGGATCATGGGTCTCATCAAGAACCACAACGGCCCTATCAAGGGCAAGCCCTACTCTGGTTGGGTTGATTCCAAGACAGGAGAGCCTGTTGACGACAAGGATGTTAAGCAGAAGTACGAGAAGTACGTTCTCGAGCACTCTGGTATCCGTCTGATCGAGCCCGAACTGTTCGATGGCTATGACCCCAACAAGAAGCAGCTTCTTCACGAGGTTGTCATTGAGGAGGACCTCGAGCCCTTTGAGGCTTCCAAGGAGACCGCCGAGGAGTTCAAGCGTGAGCATGGCGACAAGGTCGAGGTCTTTGAGATCCCTGACAGTGGCGAGTACATCATCCGCCTCAGGAAGGGTGCCTCTCTCTGGATTCCCAAGGCACTTCGCTTTGACCGCCttgttgctggacagatTCCTACTGGCTGGGACCCCAAGCGATACGGTGTTCCCGACGACATCGTCTCTCAGGTCGACCCCGTTACTCTGTTCCTTCTTGTTTCCACTGCCGAGGCTCTTCTGTCTTGTGGTATCACTGATCCTTATGAGTTCTACAAGTACGTCCACGTTTCCGAGGTTGGTAACTGTGTTGGTTCCGGTATGGGTGGTGCTGCTGCTCTCCGAGACATGCACCGCACTCGCTTCCTCGACCAGCCTGTGCAGAACGACATTCTCCAGGAGTCGTTCATCAACACCATGGCCGCCTGGGTTaacatgttgttgatgtctTCTTCCGGACCTATCAAGACCCCCGTCGGTGCTTGTGCTACTGCTGTCGAGTCCATTGACACTGGTTACGAAACCATCATGGAGGGTAAGGCTCGCGTCTGTTTCGTTGGTGGTTTCGACGATCTCGGTGAGGAAGGCTCCTACGAGTTCGCCAACATGAAGGCCACTAGCAACACTGTCGACGAGTTTGCTCACGGCCGTACCCCCAAGGAGATGTCTCGCCCTACCACCACTACCCGAAACGGATTCATGGAGTCCCAGGGTTGTGGTATCCAGATCATTATGACTGCCAAGCTTGCCCTTGACATGGGTGTCCCCATTCACGGTATCATCGCTCTTACTACTACCGCCTCTGACAAGATTGGTCGCTCCGTTCCTGCTCCTGGACAGGGTGTTCTCACCACTGCTCGTGAGAACCCTGGCAAGTTCCCTTCACCTCTGCTTGACATCAACTACCGCCGTCGCCAGATTGAGCGCCGCAAGAAGACCATCAAGCAGTGGCAGGAGTCTGAGCTTGAGTACGTTCATGACGAGATTGACGCCATGAAGTCTCAGGGTGCCACTTTCGACGAGAAGGAGTACGCTCAGGACCGCTTCGCTCACATTGAGAGAGAGGCTGCTCGTCAAGAGAAGGAACTCCTCCGCAGCATGGGCAACAACTTCTGGAAGAGCGATCCCAGCATCGCTCCTCTTCGTGGTGCCCTCGCCACTTGGGGTCTTACTGTTGATGATATCGGTGTCGCTTCTTTCCACGGAACTTCCACCAAGGCCAACGACAAGAACGAGTCCAATGTTATCTGCCAGCAGCTTCGCCACCTCGGCCGTAAGAAGGGTAACGCCGTCTTGGGTATCTTCCAGAAGTACCTTACCGGTCACCCCAAGGGTGCTGCAGGTGCTTGGATGATGAACGGATGTCTCCAGGTCCTCGACACTGGTCTTGTTCCTGGTAACCGCAACGCTGACAACGTTGATCCTATCATGGAGCAATACGACCTCATTGTCTACCCCAGCCGAAGTATCCAGACTGATGGTGTCAAGGCCTTCTCCGTCACCTCTTTCGGTTTCGGTCAGAAGGGTGCTCAGGCTATTGGTATCCACCCCAAGTACCTGTTCGCTACTCTCGACGAGAAGACCTACACTGAGTACTGCGCCAAGGTTGATGCCCGTCAGAAGAAGGCCTACCGCTACTTCCACGatggcttcatcaacaacaagctgTTCGTTGCCAAGAACAACTCTCCCTACGCTGACGACCAGCTCAGCAAGGTTCTGCTGAACCCTGATGCCCGTGTCACTGAGGACAAGAAGTCTTCTGAGCTGAAGTATGGCCCTGACTTCATGAAGCGATCTGAGAAGGTTGTTTCTTctaccaaggccaaggagaccGAGCAGGTTATGGAGGCACTTGCTCTCAAGGTTGCCAACAAAAACAGCCAGGtcggtgttgatgttgaggacATTTCTGCCGTCAACATTGACAATGACACCTTTGTTGAGCGAAACTTCACTGCCGACGAGATCTCCTATTGTCGCCAGGCTCCTAGCCCCCAGAGCTCTTTCGCTGGCCGCTGGAGTGCCAAGGAGGCtgtcttcaagtcgttgggTGTTGCCAGCCAAGGTGCTGGTGCCGCTATGAAGGATATTGAAATCGTCAAGGGCGAGAACGGTGCTCCCACTGTTTCT CTCCATGGTGAggctgccgctgctgctcAAAAGGCTGGTGTCAAGGACATCACCCTGTCCATCTCACACTCTGATAGCCAGGCTATCGCTGTGGCTGTTGCCAACTTTTAG
- a CDS encoding hypothetical protein (BUSCO:58761at5125), translated as MLPLGLLNAAQGHPMLVELKNGETLNGHLVSCDTWMNLTLKEVVQTSPEGDRFVRLPEVYVKGNNIKYLRVPDEIIDQVSESQKGQQGGFRGGRGGGSRGDHSGRGGDRGRGRGGRGRGRGRGQ; from the exons ATG CTACCCCTCGGTCTACTTAACGCCGCCCAAGGCCACCCCATGCTGGTCGAACTCAAGAACGGAGAGACACTCAACGGTCATCTGGTTTCCTGCGATACATGGATGAATCTCACCCTCAAGGAGGTTGTGCAGACAAGTCCG GAGGGCGACAGATTCGTGCGATTACCGGAGGTCTATGTCAAGGGCAACAAC ATCAAATACCTGAGAGTACCCGACGAGATCATCGACCAAGTTAGCGAATCGCAGAAGGGCCAGCAAGGCGGTTTCCGCGGCggacgaggaggaggttcAAGAGGAGACCACAGTGGACGAGGTGGCGACCGCGGCCGTGGTCGTGGAGGCAGAGGCCGAGGTCGGGGACGAGGTCAATAA
- a CDS encoding hypothetical protein (BUSCO:12665at5125) yields the protein MLPDLEHVSTQVLIDALMRLRASPSSEYTPFVKNKFQRTIHIVKYLLKHRQHPLNPLIYESMMSAMAYPDGSSQGVRRLLEDIREQNVPLTADMCYLALQALTVHPEHLLREKVVKLLDDYWFELTQPAKQNIALAMLREGQHELAMDKLNELLDGPDQVDLWVYDIFILELGRVGFEDDMLRLLKKRKHARGTDAPFRNIQLMALDMFSQAFHYAGTLYLWDEVVKTSIHNPSNGTLENILATAARHGDTELASQALAKLSSRGKLSQHHHDAVIEGYANAEDIVDAFSALNVLQKTGWLEDQGTTRPLYRALLRNRDLIDTAASTIETMHKEGPVPLDAVMVTVEAMAKTRTSESAMPLFRNAYLLSGRSPRFSNIGHLVKHSVKTETKYELAKMCYVELSKTKIPTTSTTESDQTATPNEPLSDETTSEKETHTETAAPKTWLERENAMAALNVIIPVCAEVGDFELAFKLIGYAKAAVPQYIQLEGGGRRPDSTLWRSSEWVEPFVKMALDAEDSRVWDIIDELDQGTDAPALMIHKELQRRRIKKRAGQRGAW from the coding sequence ATGTTACCAGACCTGGAACATGTCTCAACACAGGTTCTGATTGATGCCCTCATGAGATTGCGGGCATCACCATCAAGTGAATATACCCCGTTTGTAAAGAACAAGTTCCAGAGAACTATTCATATTGTCAAGTATCTGCTTAaacatcgacaacatcctctcAATCCCCTAATTTATGAGAGCATGATGTCTGCTATGGCTTATCCTGATGGTTCGAGCCAAGGAGTACGCAGATTATTAGAAGATATACGCGAGCAAAACGTTCCGCTCACTGCGGACATGTGCTATCTTGCTCTTCAAGCTCTCACTGTTCACCCCGAACATTTACTGCGAGAGAAGGTTGTGAAACTTTTGGATGACTATTGGTTCGAGCTCACCCAACCTGCCAAACAGAATATTGCTCTGGCAATGCTTCGAGAGGGTCAACACGAACTGGCTATGGATAAGCTCAACGAACTGTTGGATGGCCCCGACCAGGTCGACCTTTGGGTCTATGACATTTTTATTCTGGAGCTCGGCAGAGTGGGCTTTGAAGACGATATGCTTCGTCTgctgaagaaaaggaagcatGCTCGGGGTACCGATGCCCCTTTCAGAAATATTCAGCTGATGGCTTTGGACATGTTCAGTCAAGCATTCCATTACGCTGGAACACTCTATTTATGGGATGAAGTTGTCAAAACTTCAATTCACAACCCATCTAATGGTACCCTTGAAAATATCCTGGCGACCGCCGCGAGACACGGCGACACCGAGCTGGCCAGCCAAGCTCTCGCGAAGCTGTCGAGTCGTGGAAAGCTCTCCCAGCATCACCACGATGCTGTCATCGAGGGTTATGCCAACGCTGAGGACATTGTAGACGCGTTTTCTGCGTTGAACGTGTTACAGAAAACTGGGTGGCTCGAGGACCAAGGAACTACGCGGCCTCTCTACAGGGCTTTACTCAGGAACCGGGATCTCATTGACACTGCAGCCTCCACCATAGAGACTATGCACAAGGAGGGTCCTGTGCCTTTGGACGCGGTCATGGTTACAGTCGAGGCCATGGCTAAAACCCGAACTTCAGAGTCTGCCATGCCACTCTTTCGCAATGCATACCTCCTTAGCGGCAGAAGTCCCCGGTTCAGCAATATTGGGCATCTAGTCAAGCACAGCGTCAAAACGGAAACAAAGTATGAGCTTGCAAAGATGTGCTACGTTGAACTGTCCAAAACCAAGATCCCAACCACGTCGACGACAGAAAGCGACCAAACTGCTACGCCCAATGAGCCCCTGTCTGATGAAACTACTTCTGAAAAAGAAACCCACACGGAAACTGCAGCTCCCAAGACATGGCTGGAGCGTGAGAATGCAATGGCGGCACTCAACGTGATAATACCAGTCTGCGCAGAGGTAGGCGACTTTGAGCTAGCGTTTAAGCTTATTGGATATGCCAAGGCTGCAGTACCGCAATACATCCAGCTCGAAGGTGGTGGAAGAAGGCCCGACTCAACACTATGGCGATCTTCTGAATGGGTCGAACCATTCGTCAAGATGGCTCTGGATGCGGAGGATTCTAGGGTGTGGGATATCATAGACGAACTGGACCAGGGTACCGACGCCCCAGCTTTGATGATACACAAGGAACTTCAAAGACGACGCATCAAGAAGCGTGCCGGGCAGCGGGGAGCTTGGTGA
- a CDS encoding hypothetical protein (TransMembrane:12 (i168-188o208-225i237-255o267-285i297-319o331-356i404-423o443-465i486-504o510-535i542-565o577-598i)) has translation MSDMIRDAPLGQLIRFVTRNKYLQYPEEKPDFKLPETWDMVINNPDVIIDENSAANNNGPLTGTALASSASSTVAATEDPKAKGETDKETEDIERADSVPVRLHRSRSPQETQAYTIDRLEADEEHDIEKVKSIPVVPKRTKDGHILVDWYYSDDNENPHNWTNNRRLGVALIICLYTFVVYTSSAIYTSSTEGVMRAFGVSQLKATLGLSLYVLGYGTGPLLFSPLSEIPRIGRNPVYIVTMFLFVIISIPTALVKNYPGLMVLRFLQGFFGSPCLASGGASLGDIYSFMALPYAMMAWVAAAYCGPALGPLLSGFAVPVKGWRWSLYESIWASAPIFILMFLLLPETSGANILLRRAERLRKLTGNQRFMSQSEVDQRHMKVSAIALDALIKPMEITIKDPAVLFVQIYTAIIYGIYYSFFEVFPRVYPVYYNMNLGEIGLVFLCVLVSCMIGVGVYLAYLYFYMDPRIAKRGWPIQEARLVPALPASIGPTIGLFLFAWTARASIHWIVPTIGITIYGATVFVVMQCIFVYIPLSYPTYAASLFAANDFFRSALACGSVLFAQPLFDNLGVDKGTSLLGGLSVIGIIGIWLLYFYGAKLRSLSKFAVYDHVE, from the exons ATGTCGGACATGATCAGAGATGCTCCCTTGGGGCAGCTCATTCGTTTCGTCACTCGCAACAAATATCTCCAATATCCTGAAGAGAAGCCCGACTTTAAGCTCCCCGAAACCTGGGATATGGTCATTAACAACCCAGACGTCATCATCGATGAGAATTCTGCCGCCAACAATAACGGTCCCCTTACAGGCACAGCCCTGGCTTCCTCCGCTTCCTCCACCGTCGCAGCAACTGAAGATCCCAAGGCAAAGGGCGAGACGGACAAGGAAACCGAAGATATCGAACGCGCTGATTCAGTCCCTGTGAGACTGCATCGCTCTAGATCGCCTCAGGAGACGCAAGCGTACACCATCGATCGTCTAGAAGCCGACGAGGAGCACGATATTGAAAAAGTAAAGTCTATTCCCGTCGTACCAAAGCGTACCAAGGATGGACATATCCTCGTGGACTGGTACTACAGCGACGATAACGAGAACCCTCATAACTGGACCAACAACAGACGACTTGGCGTCGCCTTGATAATCTGCCTCTACACCTTTGTTGTCTACACTTCGTCAGCCATCTATACTTCCTCGACAGAAGGTGTTATGCGCGCTTTTGGCGTAAGTCAGCTCAAGGCTACCCTCGGTCTTTCTCTTTATGTTCTCGGCTACGGCACTGGACCTCTTTTGTTCTCGCCTCTGAGTGAGATCCCTCGCATCGGTCGTAACCCCGTTTACATCGTCACCATGTTCCTCTTTGTCATCATCTCCATCCCTACGGCGCTGGTCAAGAACTATCCCGGCCTTATGGTTCTTCGATTCCTTCAAGGTTTCTTTGGTTCGCCTTGTTTGGCTTCCGGTGGTGCTTCACTGGGTGATATCTACAGTTTCATGGCTCTTCCTTATGCCATGATGGCCTGGGTTGCTGCTGCTTACTGTGGAC CTGCACTTGGTCCTCTTCTCAGTGGTTTCGCCGTCCCTGTCAAGGGTTGGCGCTGGTCTTTGTATGAAAGTATTTGGGCCTCTGCCCctatcttcatcctcatgttcctcctcctccctgAGACCAGCGGTGCAAACATCCTCCTGCGCCGTGCTGAGCGTCTCCGTAAACTCACAGGAAACCAGCGCTTCATGTCACAGAGTGAGGTTGATCAGCGCCACATGAAGGTTTCCGCCATCGCTCTTGATGCCCTCATCAAACCCATGGAGATCACCATAAAGGATCCAGCTGTTCTGTTTGTGCAGATCTACACTGCTATCATCTACGGAATCTACTATTCCT TCTTCGAAGTCTTCCCTCGCGTCTACCCTGTCTATTACAACATGAACCTGGGCGAAATCGGCCTCGTCTTCCTTTGTGTTCTTGTCTCATGCATGATCGGTGTTGGAGTCTACCTCGCTTACCTCTACTTCTACATGGATCCTCGCATCGCCAAGCGCGGTTGGCCCATCCAAGAAGCCCGTCTCGTCCCAGCTCTCCCGGCCTCTATTGGACCTACTATCGGCTTGTTCCTCTTCGCCTGGACAGCTCGGGCCTCGATCCACTGGATCGTGCCAACCATTGGTATCACCATCTACGGTGCCACCGTCTTCGTTGTTATGCAGTGTATCTTTGTCTACATTCCCCTGAGCTATCCCACGTACGCTGCCAGTCTCTTTGCTGCAAATGACTTCTTCCGAAGCGCTCTTGCTTGTGGTAGCGTCCTCTTTGCGCAGCCCCTATTTGACAACCTCGGTGTTGACAAGGGCACGAGTCTGCTTGGCGGTTTGAGTGTCATTGGTATCATCGGCATCTGGTTGCTGTACTTTTACGGCGCCAAGCTGCGATCGCTCAGCAAGTTTGCTGTCTACGATCATGTTGAGTAA